One window of Dehalococcoidia bacterium genomic DNA carries:
- a CDS encoding translation elongation factor-like protein encodes MPEIGVGRVSDYFSHIMVAGVDLNAPLHIGDRIHILGHTSDTEMNVDSIQIDHKDITQAKAGDSVGIRVPVRVRRGDMVYLVKS; translated from the coding sequence ATGCCAGAAATTGGGGTGGGCAGGGTCTCGGATTACTTTTCCCATATCATGGTAGCCGGAGTTGATCTGAACGCACCGCTTCATATCGGTGACAGAATCCATATTCTGGGGCACACCAGCGATACCGAGATGAATGTGGATTCGATACAAATTGACCACAAGGACATCACCCAAGCCAAAGCGGGAGATTCTGTGGGTATCAGAGTCCCGGTAAGAGTAAGACGGGGCGATATGGTTTACCTTGTTAAGTCTTGA
- a CDS encoding 6,7-dimethyl-8-ribityllumazine synthase, translating to MGKTFEGNLAGSGLKFGIVISRFNEFIGGKLLDGAKDALVRHGVGADDIDVAWTPGAFEIPLIALKMAQTRKYNGVICLGAVIRGGTPHFEYVASELNKGIAQVILQTGTPVSNGVITADTLEQAIERAGTKMGNKGFDAAVSAVEMSNLMKSMG from the coding sequence ATGGGTAAAACATTTGAAGGCAATCTGGCAGGGAGCGGGCTAAAATTCGGTATCGTTATCTCCCGTTTTAACGAATTTATCGGCGGCAAGTTGCTGGACGGAGCCAAAGACGCGTTGGTGCGCCACGGCGTGGGTGCGGATGATATCGACGTCGCATGGACACCGGGAGCCTTTGAAATACCTCTGATAGCCCTTAAAATGGCTCAGACGCGCAAATATAACGGAGTCATCTGCCTAGGTGCGGTGATACGTGGGGGGACGCCCCATTTCGAATATGTGGCCTCTGAGCTGAACAAGGGCATCGCCCAGGTTATTCTTCAGACCGGAACCCCGGTTTCCAATGGAGTCATCACCGCGGATACGCTGGAACAGGCCATCGAGCGCGCCGGCACCAAGATGGGGAACAAGGGTTTCGATGCCGCCGTCAGCGCGGTGGAAATGTCCAACCTGATGAAGAGTATGGGTTAG